One Dysosmobacter welbionis DNA segment encodes these proteins:
- a CDS encoding ribbon-helix-helix domain-containing protein — protein sequence MATDRPRYTVSVDNELFQQIEDFRFERRFQTRSEATVELIRLGLESLKKEQQTPREKPADEARDD from the coding sequence ATGGCAACAGACAGACCGCGTTACACGGTATCCGTGGACAATGAGCTGTTTCAGCAGATCGAGGATTTCCGCTTTGAGCGCCGGTTCCAGACCCGTTCGGAGGCGACCGTGGAATTGATCCGGCTGGGACTGGAATCCCTGAAAAAGGAACAGCAGACCCCGCGGGAGAAGCCGGCGGACGAGGCACGTGACGACTGA